A part of Amycolatopsis lurida genomic DNA contains:
- a CDS encoding Lrp/AsnC family transcriptional regulator, whose product MIDRRLLELLQEEGRITLSELGRRVSLSPAAVGERVKRLEADGTITGYAALVSPTGVGLGLRAFVRMAPHSGFTVRHPRTRKIMDRPEILELHHVVGEDCWILKIAVRDTGHLEELLEDLSVLGATTTSIVMSSPIERRVLLPL is encoded by the coding sequence GTGATCGACCGGCGACTCCTCGAACTCCTCCAGGAGGAAGGCCGCATCACCCTGAGCGAGCTCGGGCGGCGTGTTTCGCTGAGCCCCGCCGCTGTCGGCGAGCGCGTCAAGCGGCTCGAAGCCGACGGCACGATCACCGGCTACGCGGCGCTCGTTTCGCCCACCGGGGTCGGCCTGGGGTTGCGGGCGTTCGTGCGGATGGCGCCGCACAGCGGATTCACCGTCCGGCACCCGCGCACGCGGAAGATCATGGACCGGCCGGAGATCCTCGAACTCCACCACGTGGTGGGCGAGGATTGCTGGATCCTGAAGATCGCCGTGCGCGACACCGGTCATCTGGAAGAGCTGCTGGAGGACCTTTCCGTGCTGGGCGCCACGACGACGTCGATCGTCATGTCCAGCCCGATCGAGCGGCGAGTGCTGCTGCCCTTGTGA